One Desulfovibrio aminophilus genomic region harbors:
- a CDS encoding pyruvate ferredoxin oxidoreductase subunit gamma, producing the protein MIEIRIHGRGGQGGVTSAELLARAAIADGRFAQAFPSFGPERRGAPVQAFVRVDGKKIRLREKIYEPDLVLILDPTLLDIVNVAEGLKEGGMVVVNSAQSADELKRKYGWPKAACVDAGKVALEELGVPITNTTMLGALLKASGLLGVDGMREVIDERFGPKLGPKNYKALERAFRETAVA; encoded by the coding sequence ATGATCGAGATTCGCATTCACGGCAGGGGTGGACAGGGCGGCGTGACCTCGGCGGAACTGCTGGCCCGGGCGGCCATCGCCGACGGGCGTTTCGCCCAGGCCTTCCCGAGCTTCGGGCCCGAGCGGCGCGGCGCGCCGGTGCAGGCCTTCGTGCGCGTGGACGGCAAGAAGATCCGCCTGCGCGAGAAAATCTACGAGCCGGACTTGGTCCTGATCCTGGACCCCACGCTCCTGGACATCGTGAACGTGGCCGAGGGGCTCAAGGAGGGCGGCATGGTCGTGGTCAACTCGGCCCAATCCGCCGACGAGCTCAAGCGCAAGTACGGCTGGCCCAAGGCCGCCTGCGTGGACGCGGGCAAGGTGGCCCTGGAGGAGCTGGGCGTGCCGATCACCAACACGACCATGCTCGGGGCCCTGCTCAAGGCCTCCGGGCTCCTGGGCGTGGACGGCATGCGCGAGGTCATCGACGAGCGCTTCGGCCCCAAGCTGGGACCCAAGAACTACAAGGCCCTGGAGCGCGCCTTCCGGGAGACCGCCGTCGCCTAG
- a CDS encoding ATP-dependent RecD-like DNA helicase: MPETITVEIHTVVFSNPDNGYTVARGRCKDEPGLTTIVGCLGRPSPGESLILTGEWKFHPRFGRQFEVQTFEQGRPATENGVIRFLASAAIKNVGPKLAERMVAKFGMEVLDILDEEPEKLLEVRGISKKKLVDIVDSWSRQREIKNLIVFLHSHEVPPTFAPRIFQLWGAQAVAKLRENPYELAYEIRGVGFKTADNMALKLGFAPDAPARLEAAVVYALFSLSERAGHLFCPKDKLFEEVSRMLGGGLDPQALDDALAALEEKKRVRVEPLPELEIDDAVYLQHFWKWERETAQRLFGLAAHPTPVSRGKVEATLPKVEKVVGIELTPEQREAVFGACVNKSFIITGGPGTGKTTITRAVVATLKELGLKIKLAAPTGRAAKRMTEATGFPAQTVHRMLQYQPDGSFHYCEEQKLKADVLVVDEASMLDAQLFLSVLRALPLTCRLVLVGDVNQLPSVGPGNVLGDLLESGAVPSAVLTHIFRQALESCIIRNAHRINAGQFPVLDPRNAPEADFFWVVQEDPQRVQGIILETVCQRIPERYGLDPLREVQVLTPMHKGEVGTQALNEVLQDRLNPRLGPEIKRGNCRFRVGDRVLQLRNNYDKDVFNGDLGWILDLDPEEGSLVVDFEGDAVPYESSELDDLALAYAVSVHKSQGSEYPAVVMPVVTQHYLLLQRNLLYTGLTRARRLAVLVGSERALRIGLNNVTAGRRQTYLRHRLREVFANSLLA; the protein is encoded by the coding sequence GTGCCCGAAACCATCACCGTCGAAATCCATACCGTCGTCTTCTCCAACCCGGACAACGGCTACACCGTGGCCCGGGGCCGCTGCAAGGACGAGCCCGGCCTGACCACCATCGTCGGCTGTCTGGGCCGCCCCTCCCCGGGTGAGTCCCTGATCCTCACCGGAGAGTGGAAGTTCCATCCGCGCTTCGGCCGCCAGTTCGAGGTCCAGACCTTCGAGCAGGGCCGCCCTGCCACGGAGAACGGCGTGATCCGCTTCCTGGCCTCGGCCGCGATCAAGAACGTGGGCCCCAAGCTGGCCGAGCGCATGGTGGCCAAGTTCGGCATGGAGGTCCTGGACATCCTCGACGAGGAGCCCGAGAAGCTCCTGGAGGTGCGCGGCATCTCCAAGAAGAAGCTGGTGGACATCGTGGATTCCTGGAGCCGCCAGCGGGAGATCAAGAACCTCATCGTCTTTCTGCACAGCCACGAGGTCCCGCCCACCTTCGCCCCGCGCATCTTCCAGCTCTGGGGCGCGCAGGCCGTGGCCAAGCTGCGCGAGAATCCCTACGAGCTGGCCTACGAGATCAGGGGCGTTGGCTTCAAGACCGCCGACAACATGGCCCTCAAGCTGGGCTTCGCCCCGGACGCGCCCGCGCGCCTGGAGGCCGCCGTGGTCTATGCCCTGTTCTCCCTGAGCGAGCGGGCCGGGCACCTCTTCTGCCCCAAGGACAAGCTCTTCGAGGAAGTCTCGCGCATGCTCGGCGGCGGCCTGGACCCCCAGGCCCTGGACGACGCCCTGGCCGCCCTGGAGGAGAAGAAGCGGGTCCGGGTGGAGCCCCTGCCCGAGCTGGAGATCGACGACGCCGTCTACCTCCAGCACTTCTGGAAATGGGAGCGCGAGACCGCCCAGCGCCTCTTCGGCCTGGCCGCCCACCCCACGCCCGTGAGCCGGGGCAAGGTGGAGGCCACCCTGCCCAAGGTGGAGAAGGTGGTGGGCATCGAGCTGACTCCAGAGCAGCGCGAGGCCGTGTTCGGGGCCTGCGTGAACAAGTCCTTCATCATCACCGGCGGGCCGGGCACGGGCAAGACCACCATCACCCGGGCCGTGGTGGCCACGCTCAAGGAGCTGGGCCTGAAGATCAAGCTGGCCGCGCCCACGGGCCGCGCCGCCAAGCGCATGACCGAGGCCACGGGCTTCCCGGCCCAGACCGTGCACCGCATGCTCCAGTATCAGCCCGACGGCTCGTTCCACTACTGCGAGGAGCAGAAGCTCAAGGCCGACGTGCTCGTGGTGGACGAGGCCTCCATGCTCGACGCCCAGCTCTTCCTCTCCGTGCTGCGGGCCCTGCCCCTGACCTGCCGCCTCGTCCTGGTGGGCGACGTGAACCAGCTCCCCTCGGTGGGGCCCGGCAACGTGCTGGGCGACCTGCTGGAGAGCGGGGCCGTGCCCTCGGCCGTGCTCACGCACATCTTCCGCCAGGCCCTGGAGAGCTGCATCATCCGCAACGCCCACAGGATCAACGCCGGACAGTTCCCGGTGCTCGACCCGCGCAACGCGCCCGAGGCCGACTTCTTCTGGGTCGTGCAGGAGGACCCGCAGCGGGTCCAGGGCATCATCCTGGAGACGGTCTGCCAGCGCATTCCCGAGCGCTACGGCCTGGACCCCCTGCGTGAGGTCCAGGTGCTCACGCCCATGCACAAGGGCGAAGTGGGCACCCAGGCCCTCAACGAGGTGCTCCAGGACCGCCTGAATCCCCGCCTGGGCCCGGAGATCAAGCGCGGCAACTGCCGCTTCCGGGTCGGCGACCGGGTTCTGCAGCTGCGCAACAACTATGACAAGGACGTGTTCAACGGCGACCTGGGTTGGATTCTTGATCTGGACCCGGAGGAGGGCTCCCTGGTGGTGGACTTCGAGGGCGACGCCGTGCCCTATGAGTCCTCGGAGCTGGACGACCTGGCCCTGGCCTACGCCGTGAGCGTGCACAAGTCCCAGGGCAGCGAGTACCCGGCCGTGGTCATGCCCGTGGTCACCCAGCACTATCTCCTGCTCCAGCGCAACCTGCTCTACACCGGCCTGACCCGGGCGCGGCGTCTGGCCGTGCTGGTGGGCAGCGAACGGGCCCTGCGCATCGGCCTGAACAACGTCACCGCGGGCCGCCGCCAGACCTATCTGCGCCACCGCCTGCGCGAGGTCTTCGCCAACAGCCTCCTGGCTTGA